One genomic region from Bufo bufo chromosome 3, aBufBuf1.1, whole genome shotgun sequence encodes:
- the LOC120996546 gene encoding mitochondrial uncoupling protein 2-like, with protein MVGLKPSEVPPTLMVKFVGAGVAACIADLVTFPLDTAKVRLQIQGEGLAETGVRIVQYKGVMGTITTMVRMEGAASLYNGLVAGLQRQMTFASIRIGMYDSVKQFYCRQTENSGVTCRLLAGSTTGALAVTCAQPTDVVKVRFQADVRVIDGNRRYNGTVDAYRTIAREEGVRGLWKGTVPNITRNAIVNCAELVTYDLIKEAILNRQLMTDNLPCHFVAAFGAGFCTTIVASPVDVVKTRYMNSAAGQYKNALNCAFTMLVNEGRLSFYKGFVPAFLRLGSWNIVMFVSYEQLKRAMMMVNGSLEDPH; from the exons ATGGTTGGACTCAAGCCCTCGGAGGTTCCCCCCACGCTCATGGTGAAATTTGTGGGTGCTGGGGTGGCGGCCTGTATCGCGGATTTGGTAACTTTCCCCTTAGACACGGCAAAAGTCCGGCTGCAG ATCCAAGGGGAGGGTCTGGCCGAGACTGGAGTCCGCATCGTCCAGTACAAGGGTGTGATGGGGACTATTACCACCATGGTGAGGATGGAGGGGGCGGCTAGTCTCTACAACGGGCTGGTGGCCGGGCTGCAGCGACAGATGACCTTCGCCTCCATCCGGATTGGGATGTACGACTCCGTGAAACAGTTTTACTGCCGGCAGACCGAAA ATTCGGGGGTGACGTGCCGACTCCTCGCTGGATCTACAACCGGGGCCCTGGCCGTCACCTGCGCTCAGCCAACAGATGTGGTAAAAGTGAGGTTCCAGGCTGACGTCAGAGTCATAGATGGAAACAGAAGGTATAATGGGACGGTGGACGCCTATAGGACCATCGCCAGGGAGGAGGGAGTCCGAGGACTGTGGAAAG GTACTGTACCCAACATTACCCGCAACGCCATCGTAAACTGCGCAGAACTAGTGACCTACGACCTGATCAAAGAGGCCATCCTTAACCGCCAGCTGATGACAG ATAACCTTCCGTGTCATTTCGTGGCTGCATTTGGTGCTGGTTTCTGTACGACAATTGTGGCCTCTCCGGTGGATGTAGTGAAGACCCGATACATGAACTCTGCAGCTGGCCAATACAAGAATGCATTGAACTGCGCCTTCACCATGCTGGTTAACGAGGGCAGACTGTCATTTTACAAGGG GTTTGTCCCGGCGTTCCTCAGACTCGGCTCCTGGAATATCGTCATGTTCGTCAGCTACGAGCAGCTGAAGAGAGCTATGATGATGGTCAATGGCTCCTTAGAAGACCCCCACTAA